A stretch of DNA from Chiloscyllium plagiosum isolate BGI_BamShark_2017 chromosome 29, ASM401019v2, whole genome shotgun sequence:
ACTTACACACTAAATACCTAGTACTCTCCTACAATGCCcttttcaaattttaattaaGTTGTTTAACAATGAAAAAAGCCTTTTGAAGGTCTTCCAGGTTAATCAGTTACAAGATTACTACAAACTGAATGGACTTTGTTCACAAAACCAGAAGTTTTGGGAGCCAAACAAGGATATATCACTTCACCAACACAAGTATTATAGTGCAGGTTTTAGCGTCCTAATTCCAGTCTGCGGTCCAGTACCCAGTCCTTCTGGTTCACCCTTTGGTAGCATCTAGGAGCTCTGTGTCAATCTTTGTTTATTACTTTTTATTAAACTTTGTCCAAGTTGAATACTCAGAATCCTGTTTTTGGCATGCGGTCAGAAAACTGTTCATCCATTAGGTGTGTGATTGACAAGTCAAGAGGAGGTCTTTGCTCAATTGTGAAATTAAGTGGTCATGCATTGAAAATACTTGATATTTTTTTTACGGCTTAAAATACTTCGTCAGGATTTCAGTCACTGACCATCGTACTATAGTCAGTAACGTGCTTTGGATTTTATGGTGGGTTTGAATCACACATGTGATCTCCCAAAGGCCTGGGAAAGGTCCAGACCAAAGGCTGCTGGATTAGGGATGTACAGTCTGAAATTAAATACAATAATTAGTTAGCAATAGAAAACATTCAACcggattttaaaaatcagttaaagTTCTAGTGCAGAAAATAAAAAAGATCATTTCTCAAACACTTACGTTTCTCCGTCAAGCCCATCTTCTCGCTCAGTTATCGTAACCGTCTGGTTGAACACAGCATCACGGTAAATATTACCCTAAAGGGTAGAAAAATGTCATTCATATGCAGCAACCAAATTGCAGACAACATTTTATGGTACTGCCACACAACCCTCcgcaaaataaaaattaactatAAATTGAGGTGGAAGCACTTACAGTGGCATCCCTGTAGTTCAGGTTGATTACTAGTCCAAATGGCCGGCCACCCATTGGTTCAGCAGGGATAAATGAATATTCAAATGTAGCTTGGCGCTGGGACTGTACCAGCGTGTTCAGTTGTAGTGCTGTGAACTGCAATTGAAGACAGACACTTACATTATTCCCCATTTGCGACATTCTCTTGCATTATTCTGCACTACAGGTAAAGGCCATTTGGTCAAGAAGGAACACACATTGGGAAACAGACTTCTGCAGGAAAGTCAGCATCCAGATGGCTGAAGTTTACATAGTCAGCTACATTAGAAGTCTGTTGAAACCAAGActtgaatgagctgccacagaatTTAGGAGATTCCACTTTCAACAATTAATAAAATGGGTGAAATGTATGCAAGATCGCTTGACCACCAACCCAATTTGATTTCAGTTAGAAGTTTTCATATCACGTCAGATGCATCTAATTCAGTCAGGAGTCTCATTGAAAAGGTAAAGTGCTTACATTCTGAATGTAGAACTGATAATCCTGAGGATATCGAAACGAGGCATCCAAAGACTCCACAACAAATTCTTCGTTGCCCTTATTGGTAAAACCAACCAAGAATTTCACAATGTTGTTAGCTGGGAAATCTAAAAGACAAGTAAAGTGCTTATTTTAAAGAGAACCTACAATAACCTTTCAAATGCACCCCCATGCAGATTGAAGGGGTGAGAATTTTACAAAGATAAGAATTGCCACGATAGTAAACATGAGCTTAAAAATGCAAATTTGAAAGCAATACATTTTATAATTTAAACAGGTAATTAGGAGTTAAGAATAACCAACATCATTAGCTTAATAATAAACCTACCTTAGTTAAAAAGCTGAATTAAAGAGCAAAACAAAACAGCTAAATTGCATGATCAGCAGCAGATGGGGTGACAACTGGGGCCAAGCTAAGGAGTTAGTGAAATCTTATGCTGAATTTGGATTGCCTTTGGTGGGACACACTCCAAACTGGTTCGGTACAATTTACTCGAAAGTGGGGGTCAGGAGGGAGTTAACATTCTGCCTTTATTTTCCTCCTTACCTCTGTCTCCTTTCCTTATACCACACACACATCCTTCTCTCTCACCCTCCCTATATTATTCTGAAccctgtataatttcaaaataaaaaaaaccttgctTTGCACTCCAAATTTTCACGAGTGCTTTTATCCTGATGTGAAACATTTTGCAATGAAAGTAGCCAAATTTCTTCTTTTCTATGGAGTCTTAAATgcaattttatatatttaaaaaagaaaaatcacacaatgcaaTTTGGTGGCTTAACTTTCACCCCCATGCCACCCCCAATTGACTTTCCTGGCCTGGCCTGACATACAATTCCCCTCCACCACCTGACTCGCAGTACCTTACCAGTGGTGGAACACTCTACTCTTTCCCACCTGAAGTCAGAGGGTCTCTTCCTCCCAGACCCAGGCCTTTTAATAATTTAACCACTGCTGACTTCAACAATTTTCATCTACTTAGAGCCTTTAATGCAATAAGATAACCCAGGGTACTTCACAGGACCACTAAGTGTGACACCAAACCACTTAAGGAGATATTACATTGGAAGGTTAGAAGTCTGATCAAAGAGGTAGTGAAGTGTCTTATCAGGTAAAGCACAGTAGAAAAGCAGAGATACGTAGGGATAGAACTCCAGACCTTGAGACCTAAGCAACTGAAGGTGCAGGCACAAATAGCATAATGATAACTGGGGATGCAAAGGAGGCCACTATTTGAACAGCACAAAAATCAGAAGACTGTGGGGCCAGAGGAGTTTAGAGGACTTGCAATGTGTGTAAAGACGACAGCTTCTTATTTTGATGTGTGgaccaaaatatttcaaaatcaagGTCTATGGAAGGAATTActaacttttaaaaacaagtaaATGTCATTGCACAACGTCAGGTTGTTTTCTTCAAGCAGTAAGGGAATGTGCACACGCTCAGACTAAACTTCAATCAGAAACAGACTGATTAGTTTGGGCAATCAGGACCAGTTGAGGTGGTCAGAGATCATCAGCATGTCAACAATTCTGATTTCATCAGTCCAGGAGCCAACGTTTGTGTGAGACCAGCACAGAGGAAGGAGGTCTCTAGACTACAACAGGCAGCACCTCTTATTCTCCTCTATCTATAGCATATAACCAAAATCTGAAAGATAGCTAGCTATTCTCTCCCACCATTTGCTGTAACTGTTAGTTGCCTCCAACTAGTGACTGAGAAATTGAAAAATTAAGTCAATTACCCCCTTCAAGGAATTGAAAGAACTTGGATATGAAGTTTGATCAGAATGACTAGGAAGCCAAAGGAACACTTCTTCAGATCCCATCGACTAGTGCTTTCGAACTGTGCTCCCAATTTTTTTTCCTCCCCTCATTATACGGATGTTTGTTTGTCTGTACGTGATAGTTGTATCTAAAAAGAGGTTAGagtttaactagtagagttatatcaataaataatattttattttgcCTGTGGTTaggatttatttgtaataaacagttGCTCGAAACATGATCAGAGTTTTGTGTTCACCCAAGTTGGTACTTTGATCAGAGCTTTAACCCCAGGATTAGTGGGGCCTGAGTATCAGTATAATTTCCAAAGTGGTTGTGACACAACTTAAGACATGGACAATGTTTTGATGgtcaggtgtttttttttgtgcatgtGGGATGGTGGTGGCGGCGGTTTGAATGAAGGAGATAAATTAAGAAGATGGGATATCAAAGTCTAAAGATAATATAGGCATGACTGAACATTATAGGAATGAATGAGCTGAGGCAGGGGAGAAGCCAAGCCATAATACAGAGGTGGAAATACAAAGTGTCAGGAGGAAAGTAGGCtgctctctctttacagaaaaaTGATTGATAAGGAGTTCATCTTGAAGGTCACCACATTTCAGACATTCAGAACGCAGATCTTTCATGCTGACCTCAGCCAATATAGAtgttgaacccatgctattgatgtcactctgcatcacaaaccaatcGCCCAGTGAAATAAGATAATAAGCAGTCTTCATAATAACACAAGCAAGGTCAGAAGTTCATCCCCGAATGAAATGTGATAGCAATGTTGCAAACAGACTGGCTTATGTTTGTTGACAGGGAGAGGAGAGTCAGTGGCTAGGCAGCAGCACTTGTAATAAGAACTGAAAACGAGGGCTTCAGGTTTCCCAATACTTGTGCTCACCCAGTTCTGTGCAGAAAAAAGTTTGATCATTTAATAAATGGTGGGAGTGAGATAGTGGTGAGGAAGATCTGGGTGGCAGTGTACACGTGGTTATTGATGTGGTGTCTTCAGACGTTGTGAAGGTAGGTATTGGAGAAGTAGGATGGGGCCAAGCATCGACTTTTGGCAGACATCAGTAAGAAAATAAATCATTGCAAGTCATTCACTGGCTGCAATATATGGAAAAGGAGGAAGCAGATGGTAGCAGCTACATGATAGCAGAGAGGAGTTGGAGAATGAGTGTATGATTGACCATGTCAAGACTGTAGGCCCAATTGCTTTTATCTTTTCCTTCTGCTTTTAGAaccaagatggcagtggagtagcaGCACTGCACCCTAGCTCCTGGCCTGGAGCTTGcctgctttgttttattttactttgggTTTTACTTTCTTCCCTACTCTTTGTAGGCCATTTTGGCAGAGCGAGAGCAGGCTAAGCCTCCCGAGTATGTGCAGCAGCAAGAGAGGCTCCTTGGGGAAAGCGAGCCCTCAAACAGCTCATGATGGCAAGTGCTGGCTCCATGGTGAGAGATGGCACCACAGCAACTTCAATGTTGGTCGGCTCATAGCAATCTTCATGGTGTCAGAGATGGCAAGGCAGCCTCTGCGGTTGGCATCGGAATTGGGACGTGGTACTCCTAGCGGATCAGTGGGAGCGGCATTTTCATTGGCAGAGGCGTAGTAGGCCTGGTGTGGCACTCCTAGCAGCAGCCCCAGAATGGGACTGCTGGAACGGACTGTGATGTGGGGTGACTGGTGTGCCCAGAGCATGCACCGGAGCCCCCCACCGCTCCCCACCCCACGCCCCCATCCGATGTCAAATGGAGTACAAGGGAGTAAGAACTATTTGTTGTTGTATTCTAGTTGTATTTTAATATCTCCTGCAACTCAAAATGGCACCACAGCATGGCGAGAtactacacttttcactgtatttattaaATACAAGTGATAATAAATCATTCAACTTCATCCTGGCTCTATACTTGCAGTAAACAGTCAATTCTAATTTCTTCCAGTTCTAATGAAAAGGCACCAAAATGAAATAGTAATACTCTGCATCTAGGGCAgcttgggatgggtaataaatggtggcAAGTCAGCAACGCCCACATTCCACAACGAAAAACTATTAATTCCTGACCAGTCGAGtgtttccaccattttctggTTATATTTAAGCGCTTTAGAAGTACAGGCACtgttgcaattaaaaaaaactggcagCTAACTtttgcacagcaaggtcccacaagcaATGATCAAGTAACCAGTTTACATGACACTGTATAaacaatgttgaaactttattgctggaacagcacagcaggtcaggcagcatccagggaacaggagagcacaggcccttcttcaggaaagtttcaactttgatctccagcatctgcagacctcactttctccactgtataAACAATGGCAACAGCCAAGTACCAGGAGAAATCCTCACTCTTCTTTAAACCATGCTGTTGGATCTTTTATGTTCATGTGGATGAGCAGGTAAGGTTTTCATTGAACCCCTTATCCAAAAAGGGAGTAACTGTGTACTCCAAACACTGATGGAGGATAAGCTCAGATTTTGTTCTGAGTCTTTGGAAGGAAGTTAAGCCTGCAACGTTCTGACTAGAGTGGCTCTAAGTTATCACAGAGGACTTAGATAGTGAAACAGAATCCAAAGGATTGTGCAGAACTCtgatgtatttaagacagaaaagaATTTAAGCGATTTAGCAGAGCCAGTCACTTCTCTGCATTCCAGCCAAGGAATATTGAACAGCAAgagtttaaaaaaacttgtaaaatagatgtgaagctaAAAGAACAAGGACAGTCAACTTAACAGTGCAATCAACGTGATATCTATTGAATATGTAAACTGATCAATACTATACTTTGGCATTTGTAGATTAGATGGCTTAATGTATCTTATGCTTGCAACTGTTTTCCCTACCTTCTCCCTTCACAAACAGAATCGTTGTGTCAGCATTGGGAGAAGCTTTGGGTTCTCCAGATGTCAAGtcatcttcttcctcctcctcctcctcttctttctCGTCTTCCATCTGCATTGGCAAACAAGATCACATTATCACAACTCAGAAAAGCTACCAAAAATAAAGAGATTCGTTGTAGCTCTTGAAACTGCCCAACAACGTGCATGTTTTCTCTGTCAAGAACATCCTCAGACAATGAACGATGGGTACCTGACCTATTCTACTTGAATgaaggtttaattttttttctaagcAATTTGATCGGAGACATTATTAAATG
This window harbors:
- the ssr1 gene encoding translocon-associated protein subunit alpha isoform X2, whose protein sequence is MGRLHNLLLLLLLASPLCLFQQGGPGARLVAADDPTEDEEGIDDSVVEDEDDEAEIEEDEPTDIMEDEKEEEEEEEEDDLTSGEPKASPNADTTILFVKGEDFPANNIVKFLVGFTNKGNEEFVVESLDASFRYPQDYQFYIQNFTALQLNTLVQSQRQATFEYSFIPAEPMGGRPFGLVINLNYRDATGNIYRDAVFNQTVTITEREDGLDGETIFLYMFLTGLGLLVVVGIHQLLESRKRRRPTSKVEMGTSNHNNVDMSWIPQETLNQINKTSPRRSPRKRAKRTVGSDE
- the ssr1 gene encoding translocon-associated protein subunit alpha isoform X1, which translates into the protein MGRLHNLLLLLLLASPLCLFQQGGPGARLVAADDPTEDEEGIDDSVVEDEDDEAEIEEDEPTDIMEDEKEEEEEEEEDDLTSGEPKASPNADTTILFVKGEDFPANNIVKFLVGFTNKGNEEFVVESLDASFRYPQDYQFYIQNFTALQLNTLVQSQRQATFEYSFIPAEPMGGRPFGLVINLNYRDATGNIYRDAVFNQTVTITEREDGLDGETIFLYMFLTGLGLLVVVGIHQLLESRKRRRPTSKVEMGTSNHNNVDMSWIPQETLNQIMQSRRDKTSPRRSPRKRAKRTVGSDE